In Leishmania donovani BPK282A1 complete genome, chromosome 28, one DNA window encodes the following:
- a CDS encoding ribosomal protein S20, putative produces the protein MDYPKKNQAAPAEGQTVRLTITSRNAKAVESVTSQLLTRARDEKVTIHGPVRLPTRTLKITTRKTPCGNGTNTWDTFELKIYKRIIDLHAPTEQVKKITSFTMESGVDVSITILDR, from the coding sequence ATGGACTACCCGAAGAAGAACCAGGCGGCGCCCGCGGAGGGCCAGACGGTGCGTCTGACGATCACGTCGCGCAACGCGAAGGCTGTGGAGTCTGTGacgtcgcagctgctgacgcgcgcgcgcgacgagAAGGTGACGATCCACGGTCCGGTGCGTCTGCCGACGCGCACGCTGAAGATCACGACCCGCAAGACGCCTTGCGGTAACGGTACGAACACGTGGGACACGTTCGAGCTGAAGATCTACAAGCGCATCATTGACCTTCACGCGCCGACGGAGCAGGTGAAGAAGATCACGAGCTTCACGATGGAGTCGGGCGTGGACGTGTCGATCACGATCCTGGACCGGTAG